From Pseudomonadota bacterium:
AGCTAAAGTCGGTGTTGACGACATTGAATGGAAACGGAAAAGACTCTTTGATCGAACCAAACCAGTTGTCACCATTGAACTTCATGACGCCGGCCTCCCAAAATTCGTAGGCCAGGATAAGGCGTAAGAAAAGCTGCGGCAAAAATTCGTTAAGTGTGTTGAGCGGGCGTGTCACCACTTCCCACAGTGCAATCAGTCGATCCATTTTTTTAGCTCCCCGTTTTGTTAATGACTGGCTGCGTGCCAAGCACGATGTCGTGACGACGCAGATTTTCGAGAATGTCCCGGCCGCCGTCGATCACAACGTTTGGGTCCGGATGTTGAATTTCGCCAGCGATACGAGTCAGCAAAGCTCGTCCACTTTCGGTGTCGTTGTCGCCCATGAGCTCGAGTAGCCGCGCCGTCACCGGGTTGATTTCGATAAAGCCCACTTTATCGGTCAAGTCGCGGTACACGACGATAAACACCGGAATCTCGTTGGGTGATTCGGGTTGAAAATCGGGTTTAATTTGGTGCACGGGATAGCGATAGGCGAGTGACCACGCAGCCGGCGACAGTATTGGCACAGCGTCAATGAGGTCGCCATCGCGATCGGCCGGTAAGGCGTCAAGATCGACATCCATCACGGACACGGCCAGTTCCGCCCACTCATAGTGCGCGAGCTCATTTAGGAACGGGGGGTCTGACGCATTGTCGCGTTCGTCAGTTAGGAAATTCAAAAACTCTTTGGGAATTTCCAGAAAGTAAGGCGTATCGCTCTCATGATTCGCAAAAAAGTCGCGGGCCATTGCATGCCAGCGCTCATCGGAATACAGCTTACGGATCACTGGGAACGAACGACTCAGAAACCCTTCGACGTTGTTGTAAAACAGGTCTCGATAGACCGCCATGCGCCGGTCTTCAATATTGTCTGGTCCTTTAACGGCATCCGGATTGCGGATATGGGCGGCAAAGGCGTACTGGTGCTGCTGGAACAGCGGCCGATCAGCCATGACTGACTTTGGCGGGCGTGTTGCGTTCGTGCCAACGCGCCTGCGCATCACGAATCTGATTAAGTTCCTTCGTCAGGTCGGTGACTGAGGGTATGTTGAAGTCGCGTTCGAGCAGCGTTGGGACGACGCCACAGTGATCATACGCCGCGTCGAGCAATGTCCACACGTCGTCGCAGACATCACTACCGTGAGTATCGACACGAAGGTCTTCGGCTTCGACATAGTGTCCAGCCACATGAAAGTAAAACACACGATCTGCTGGCAGGGCGCGTAAATACTCGTAGGCGTCGTAGCGATGATTGATGCTGTTCACCAAAATGTTGTTCACGTCCAGCAGCAAACCACAGTTGGCCTCATCAAGCACATTGCGAACAAACTCGATTTCTTTGATCTCCTGGCCGGGCGCAGCGTAGTAGGACACATTTTCTAACGCGATTTGTCGCTCGAGAATATCCTGTACGCGCTTAACACGATCGGCCACCCAGGTGACGGCCTCGTCCGTAAACGGAATCGGAAGTAAATCGTAAAGATGTCCATCGTCGGAGCAGTAGCTCAGGTGTTCGGTGTACGCCTTAATGCCGTGTTCATCTAAGAAGACCTTAAGGTTTTTCAGAAAGGTTTCATCCAGCGGCGCTGGAGAGCCAATCGACAGCGACAGACCATGGGTGACGAAATCGTGTTTCTCGGTAAACGAACGAAACTCTTTTTTAAGACGGCCGCCCAGACCCATCCAGTTTTCCGGTGCCACTTCAAAAAAACTGATTTCGTCTGGCGTGTGTTCCTGAAGCGGTTTGACCAGTTCCCGACGAAGGCCGAGTCCGGAGCCGCTGACCGGATACTGTCCGTGTGTGGTAAAGGTTTTCACGATGCTGCTTCCTGTTTCGAGCCGTGCGACGGCGCACAGTCTCTGTGTCTTAGTTGACCTGCCATGCCATCAGTTTATTACACCCGCATGCATTTCGCCTCGCGGCAGTGCGGAAAGGGCTGAATTAGCGGCTATTTTTGCTCAATCAGTGATTGGACGGCCTGAAAATAGCGCTGCTCGTCTGGTGGTTGCTGGTAACGCTGCGCACGCCAGAGTTCTTCAGCCAGTTTCTCGCTCAGCTGATGTTCCGCGTCGTGCGCCTGGCCACAGCGAGCCTCAAGCGCAAGAAACGCGGCGCGAATGCCTTGAGGCCGATCGGTGCTGATCTGATCACGCACAGCAAGATGCAGCGACAGGTGCATAAAGGGGTTGGTTTGACCCAGTTCTGTTGGGTAATCCTTGTCCAGCGGTTCACCGGCGTGAAGCGCGCTGGGTAAGATGTCGTGGCGATATTCCGGATGTTCCTGGATAACCGCCGCAATTTGGGTCTCCAGCGCGGTGAGTGGCTGTCCAGCTTCGGCTTTTTCAAGTGCATCGCGATACAAGGCGCGGAGGCTGGCGCGATCATTCCCAAACATGATTAGCGCGCACCGCGACCGGTGAATGCATTGCGTAACGCAAGCAGTCCGCCCAGCGTTAAAAAGGCGCCGGGTGGCAGCAACATCAGTAAGAACCCATCGTGCAAGGTGATGGTCCAGGACTCAGCAGCTGAGCCAAACAACGTGTGCATCGCGCTAAACACAGTACCGGCACCGATGAGCTCGCGAAGAAACCCGAGACAGGCCAGTACGACAGTAAACCCCAGTCCATGAGCGAGACCATCAACCACAGCCCGTGGCGGCGAATGGCGTGATGCAAATGCCTCAGCTCGGGCAATGATGGCGCAGTTCGTCACAATCAGCGGCACAAACAAACCGAGCACTCGGTGCAATTCGAACAGATAGGCGTGGAGGGCGATGTCGATCATCGAGACCAGTGTCGCAATGAGCAGTACATAAACTGGAATGCGCACGAACGATGCCGTGATGGGGCGGGTCAGTGATACGAATAAGTTCGACAGTACCAGCACAAGCGTGGTGGCGATTCCCAGGCCAATGCCGTACGCCAATGTGGTGGTGACGGCCAGCATCGGGCACAGGCCGAGCAACTGCACAAAGCCCGCATTGCGGTGCCAGACCCCATCCCACCAAACGGTCGCAAAGGCGGGTTGTGTCACAGACTCCGACGCGAGGTCGGGCGCTAGGTCGGAAGCGGGCTGATCGGTGGTACTCATCGGGACAGCATCAGGTTGACTCGTCGGTGGCCGGCGACGTGTCGTCAGCGGGTCGCGCGAAAATCTCGTCGCGATGCGTATCAAAATACAACAGTGCGTTTTTAACGGCAGCCACGACTGCTCGTGGGCTCACGGTGGCACCGGTAATCTGATCGAACGCACCTCCGTCTTTTTTTACCGTCCACTCCGCCGCCGAGGGATTGGTTAACGAGCGGCCATTAAACTGACGAATCCAGTCGCTGTTTTTTAGCTCAATTTTGTCACCAAGACCGGGCGTTTCTTTGTGTGCGGCGATGCGAACCCCCGCGAGTCGACCGTCCGCATAAATTCCGACCAACAATTTAATCGGTCCGCTGTAGCCGTTGTCAGCCGTTACCTGCAGCACCGCTGCGCGGGACTGGTCATTGAGCCGGGCGCGACAGATGTAGGCGGAGTCGTCCGATCCCAGTAGCTGAGCATCCGGTGCTTGCGCGTCGATATAGATCAAGTCGTCGAATACGTTGTTGTTGTAATCGGTATCATTGAGCAACTCTCGAATCTGACGCATTTCCCATTCACGTTCATTGGAGGCAATCTGATCGGCGTACTGGCGCTGCATGGAATTGAGGCTCATGGCGGCAAACAGCCCCATACCGGCCAGAATGCCAACCGACAGAATGCCGCTACCGCGCATGGCCGTAGGCCCGTGGAATCGTAAAATGATCGATGAGTGGCACTAGCATATTCATGAATAATACCGCGAATGCGACGCCATCGGGATAGCTCCCCCACGCTCGAATGGAATAAATGAGCACGCCAATACCCAACGCATAAAGTAGCTTGCCACGACGACTCGTCGCGGCGGAAACGGGATCGGTCGCGATAAAGAAGGCGGCGAGCATGACACTTCCACTCAGCAGGTGAAAGAACACGGGCGAGTAGGCATCGCTGTCGATCATGCGACCCGCCAGCGCGGATAACACCACACCGCCTATCACGCCGATGGGGATATGCCAGCTAATGAGACGACGAAACACCAACCAGACTCCGCCGATCGCGATTAGCACATTGATGGTGATCCAGGGATGCCCGCCATAGGCCGACAAGCGCGGATCGAGCAGGAGCTCGCTGAGCATGGCGCCCTGCGTGAGTCCGGTCTGCACCGAATCTAACGGCGTGGCGCGGGTAATGTGATCCCACGATAGGTCATCGGGTAAGGCGCCGGTGAAGGTGACGTGCAGCGTGTGGAGCCACGAGAGCGCGTCATGCTCACCGCGTGGTTGTGTCCACAAAGCCAACTCGGTGGGGAAGCTCACGAGCACGACGGCATAGCCGGCCATCGCGGGATTGAACGTATTAAAGCCCAGTCCACCATACAGATGCTTGGCGACAATCATGGCGAATGCGGCGGCGGTGGCG
This genomic window contains:
- a CDS encoding DoxX family protein — translated: MDRLIALWEVVTRPLNTLNEFLPQLFLRLILAYEFWEAGVMKFNGDNWFGSIKESFPFPFNVVNTDFS
- a CDS encoding putative DNA-binding domain-containing protein; translation: MADRPLFQQHQYAFAAHIRNPDAVKGPDNIEDRRMAVYRDLFYNNVEGFLSRSFPVIRKLYSDERWHAMARDFFANHESDTPYFLEIPKEFLNFLTDERDNASDPPFLNELAHYEWAELAVSVMDVDLDALPADRDGDLIDAVPILSPAAWSLAYRYPVHQIKPDFQPESPNEIPVFIVVYRDLTDKVGFIEINPVTARLLELMGDNDTESGRALLTRIAGEIQHPDPNVVIDGGRDILENLRRHDIVLGTQPVINKTGS
- a CDS encoding DUF692 domain-containing protein, coding for MKTFTTHGQYPVSGSGLGLRRELVKPLQEHTPDEISFFEVAPENWMGLGGRLKKEFRSFTEKHDFVTHGLSLSIGSPAPLDETFLKNLKVFLDEHGIKAYTEHLSYCSDDGHLYDLLPIPFTDEAVTWVADRVKRVQDILERQIALENVSYYAAPGQEIKEIEFVRNVLDEANCGLLLDVNNILVNSINHRYDAYEYLRALPADRVFYFHVAGHYVEAEDLRVDTHGSDVCDDVWTLLDAAYDHCGVVPTLLERDFNIPSVTDLTKELNQIRDAQARWHERNTPAKVSHG
- a CDS encoding DUF1841 family protein; this translates as MFGNDRASLRALYRDALEKAEAGQPLTALETQIAAVIQEHPEYRHDILPSALHAGEPLDKDYPTELGQTNPFMHLSLHLAVRDQISTDRPQGIRAAFLALEARCGQAHDAEHQLSEKLAEELWRAQRYQQPPDEQRYFQAVQSLIEQK
- a CDS encoding electron transport complex subunit E; the protein is MSTTDQPASDLAPDLASESVTQPAFATVWWDGVWHRNAGFVQLLGLCPMLAVTTTLAYGIGLGIATTLVLVLSNLFVSLTRPITASFVRIPVYVLLIATLVSMIDIALHAYLFELHRVLGLFVPLIVTNCAIIARAEAFASRHSPPRAVVDGLAHGLGFTVVLACLGFLRELIGAGTVFSAMHTLFGSAAESWTITLHDGFLLMLLPPGAFLTLGGLLALRNAFTGRGAR
- the rsxG gene encoding electron transport complex subunit RsxG; translated protein: MRGSGILSVGILAGMGLFAAMSLNSMQRQYADQIASNEREWEMRQIRELLNDTDYNNNVFDDLIYIDAQAPDAQLLGSDDSAYICRARLNDQSRAAVLQVTADNGYSGPIKLLVGIYADGRLAGVRIAAHKETPGLGDKIELKNSDWIRQFNGRSLTNPSAAEWTVKKDGGAFDQITGATVSPRAVVAAVKNALLYFDTHRDEIFARPADDTSPATDEST
- a CDS encoding RnfABCDGE type electron transport complex subunit D; translation: MIAAPHIRRARSVRAIMYEVSLALVPAALAHVWFFGPGLLLNTLIAACVALACEAFMLTLRGQPRQPYLQDGSALLAAVLIAFALPPLTPWWVTATAAAFAMIVAKHLYGGLGFNTFNPAMAGYAVVLVSFPTELALWTQPRGEHDALSWLHTLHVTFTGALPDDLSWDHITRATPLDSVQTGLTQGAMLSELLLDPRLSAYGGHPWITINVLIAIGGVWLVFRRLISWHIPIGVIGGVVLSALAGRMIDSDAYSPVFFHLLSGSVMLAAFFIATDPVSAATSRRGKLLYALGIGVLIYSIRAWGSYPDGVAFAVLFMNMLVPLIDHFTIPRAYGHAR